A region of the Sideroxydans lithotrophicus ES-1 genome:
AGCTTTACCTGATGGATAGATGCCAGCTAGAGGCATCCGCCGCAGCTGCCGCAGCGCCAGTCATGCCGATTCACTGCCTGGTAGAACCAGCGCATGTGTGCCACATCGCAGGGAATATCGTGCTGCAGGAACAGCTCCGCCAGCCAGGATGCATTCGCCTCTATCCACCGGTCTTCCGGCAGGCCCTCGGCATAGTCTTCGTCGTCGGGAAAGATATAGCTGTAAATGCCGTAGGTGTCCATATCCTCGTCGCGCTTGGCGGGGCTGAGCTCCAGCATCCGTCCCTGGAAAGTGATCTCCCAATGGCCGTTGCAGAGATTGTTGCCTGTGGCTGTCCAGGTTGCAGAGAATGGATTAGGCATGGCGATGGGCTGCTCGTGAATTTGCAAAGTTAAGGTAATGGAACCGGCTGATGAACAAGCCGCGTACGTTAGTCCCGCCGCACTGCAAATGATTCATGAAAAATCGCCGTATCCCGCCACGGCCGCAATGGTGCACGGTGGGGTGATATTTTTCATTGTCCCATGAAGGACATACAGGATGGCAGGGCATTTGCAACAAAACTGAAACGTTGCCGCTGGATTTTAAGGCATAATCCGTACGAATCCATCAACCTTCAGCCCGAATCCGCATCGCCTTTCGCCCAAGACTTTTTCGATCTCCGATCGGAAGCAATAATAAAATTGAAAGACAAGACGGCAATACAATCTGCACAGCTGCGACAGTTGCTTTCCGTTAGCAAGGTGTCGCTGATCACCAGCATCTCTCTTGCTGCCATACTCGCTTATATACAACGAACGGTGGTTCCTTCCAGCGAACTGCTCGTCTGGTGTTTGCTGATGGTGCTGGCCTCGCTTTTGCGGGCCGCGCTGGTCTATTCCCCGCAAACCCTCCGACTCGATGACGCTGCTGCGGTGCAAGCCAGGCTGCAGAAGTTCCGCATCGGCGTCGTGGTTGCAGGAGCAGTATGGGGTTCGGCCGGCCTCCTGCTGTTCCCGGCCCATCATCCGCAATATGTGATGTTCCTGATCTTCACGCTGGCGGGCATGACGGCCGGCGGCGTGATCTCTTTTTCTGCCGACTTGGTCAGCGCTGTTGCTTTCTCGGTGTTGCTCAGCCTGCCGGTCGCGATCCGCCTGTTCGTTACGGGAGACCATCTGTCAGAAGCGATGGGCGTGGCGGTGCTGCTGTATCTGGGCTTCATGATCGCGAGCATCCGGCGCATCAACCAGAACATATGCGAGAACATCATCCTGCGCATCGAAGCCGCAGCGCGCGAAGGCAAGGTGCGGGAAAGCGAAGAACGCTATCGTTTGCTGCTGAGCCATTTGCCGGTCGGCATCTTTCATTACAACACCGATCTGGTCATCACCTATTGCAACGACCGCCTCGCCGAGCTGCTGCACAACTCCGTCGAGCACGTGATCGGCCTGGATATGAAACTGGTCAAGGACCAGGCCATCCTGCCCAGCCTGCGCAAGGCGCTGGAGGGCGAGAGAAGCAATTTTGAAGGACATTACCTCGCCACCTACAGCGATGCCGAGGGATGGGCATACATCACTTGCACGCCTTTCCACGACCACAATGGTCAGATCGCCGGCGGCATCGCCATCGTCCAGGACATCACCGAACACAAGGCGGCCGAGGAGAAGATCAACAACCTGGCGTTCTACGACCCGCTCACCGGGCTGCCCAACCGCCGGCTGCTGCTGGACAGGCTGCAGCATGCGCTGGCTTCGAGCGCGCGCAGCGGCAGGGAAGGTGCACTGCTGTTCATCGACCTGGACAATTTCAAGGCGCTCAACGACACGCTGGGCCACGACATGGGCGACCTGCTGCTGCGGCAGGTCGCCCAACGCCTGGCTTCCTGCGTGCGCGAAGGCGATTCCATCGCACGCCTGGGCGGGGACGAATTCGTGGTGATGCTGGAAGACCTGGGCGGACACGATCTCGAAGCGGCGGCGCAGACGGAAGCCGTCGGCGAGAAGATACTCGCCATGCTCGGTCTGCCTTACCAGCTCGTTGCACATGAATACCGCTGCACTCCCAGCATCGGCGCAACGCTGTTCAGCGGCCACGAGCTGGCCAAGGAAGAGCTGCTGAAGCGCGCCGATATCGCCATGTACCAGGCCAAGCAGGCGGGCCGCAACACGGTGCGCTTCTTCGACCAGCAGATGCAGGACGCGGTCACCGCCCGTGTCGCGCTGGAAGGCGAATTGCACAAGGCGCTCGACCGGCAGCAATTCCGATTGCATTACCAGATCCAGGTGGACGCATCGGGCCGGCCGCTGGGTGCGGAGGCATTGATACGCTGGATGCACCCCGAGCGCGGCTTGGTGCCGCCCGACCAGTTCATCGGCATGGCGGAAGAGACGGACCTGATCTTGCCCATCGGACAATGGGTGATGGACACTGCCTGCGCCCAGCTCAAGACATGGCAGCAGCATGCACCCACCCGCGATCTCGTGCTTGCGGTGAACGTGAGCGCGACCCAATTCCACCAGCTGGATTTCGTCTTCCAGGTGCGGGCCACCGTGCAGCGCCACGCCATCGATCCGAAGTTGCTCAAGCTGGAGCTGACCGAGAGCATGCTGCTGGAGAACATCGAAGACACGATCAGGACCATGAACGCACTGAAGGAGATCGGGGTGCAGTTCTCGCTGGACGACTTCGGTACCGGCTATTCGTCCCTGCAATACCTGAAACGGCTACCGCTGGACCAGATCAAGATCGACCAGTCGTTCGTGCGCGATATCGCGTCCGACAGCAACGACCGCGAGATCGTCGGCACCATCATCGCCATGGCGCAGAACCTGTACCTGGATGTGATCGCCGAGGGCGTGGAGACGGAAGAACAACGACAGTTCCTGCAGGATAACGGCTGCACCCATTTCCAGGGATACCTGTTCGGGAAACCGGTGCCAGTCGAACAGTTCGAGGCGATGCTGCAGCCGGATCGAGCATCCTGAATACCCATCTCCACAGTAGTTAATCGAACCCGCCGGAATTGACGCCGCTGCGCGCCCGGGTCTACGCTATGCGGCACACGGGGGTTCGCGCGATTCATGCACGACCGTGAGTGATCTAATGACAATGGAGAACAGCCATGATCAATAGAAACGTCGTCCTGCAAACGCTGAAATGCAGCCCCAGCCAGTACCCGCAAACGCTTGATGAACGCTTCCCCCACGTGCTGGAAAAGGTCGTCAAACTGTGGAATTCACCCGATGCTGAATCCTACTTCGCCGATCTGCTGCAGCCCAATGGTCGCGGCGGCGGCAGATTCGACCGCGACGGTTTTCCGGACAAGGCGTGGGAAGAGATCCTGCAACTGCAAATACTCTACGGCAGACAGCGCCCCCATTAGGCGGATCAATGGCGGCAACTCATTGCCTGTCCCGGTTGCGCTCCTGGTTCCATCCCGGCCCGCGATTCGAGTCGCGCTCGCCTTCATAGCGCTGCTGCCTCGAGTCCCGCTCCTGCTGTCTGATCTCCCTGTCCTGCTGCCTGGTCTCGCGCTCTTGCGGCCTTTGCATCTGCTGCTCGCGCCGCATCGTTTCCGGCTGGGTCTGCTGCTTGCGATCCTGCGCTTCCGTGCGTCCCTGCCGCGGCGTGACGACGATCGGACTTTGTTCATTCGCGCCGCCTCGTTGCGGTGAAGTGGCGCGAGGAACAGCCTGTGCACCCTGCGGAGTGGGGCGAGAGAACGGTGCGTTCTGCTGCATCGCGCCACCTTCCTGCGGTGCACGTTGTCTTTGCTGCATGACCGGCCCGCCTTGCACCGGTTGCTGCTGGAAGCGCTGCTGCAGGTAGGGATCGCGGGACTGGTAACGATAATGCCTTTGTTCCAGTTCGCGCTGCTGCTCCAGTTGCCGAGGATAGCGATCGCCCGAATATTGGCGCTGATAGTCCGGCAACGGGGCCGGCCTGTGGTGGACGTTGCGGTTCCACCTGTTCCAGCCGCTTCTGCGCTGTTCCCATTCATGACCCCAGTGTTCGCCCCAGTGCGGCGGTTCATTCGACAGCCAGACCTGGAAGTACACCGGCGGCATGCGGTAGTAGCGCACCGGCACCCTGAGGATGAACACCGGTACATCGTCCGGATCCACCAGCCACCAGGGGCCGTTGTACCACGTGCTGACGTACCAGCTGTCATCCTGGTAGAGCCAGTACTCGCCGTCGTAGAAGAACAGGTTCGCTTCCAGCTGCGGAGCGTAATAGACCGGGTAACCCGGCACGAGGACAAAGTCCGGGTAGTTCGACAGGGCGAACCCGATGCTGACATTCGGCGTCGCGATCCGGACGCTCAGCTGATCGGCATGCGATGGCGCCGAGCACAGCATCAGCAACACTACGAGCAGATAACGGATGTGTTTCATGATGTGACCTCCAGTCCGATAAACCAGTGACTCATGCATGCAGGTGCCGAACCATCCCCGGCGACGGGATCATCCGACTCTGTCGGGATCCCGCAATGACCGATCGATCAGCGTCGGCTAATCGCGATCGCGTCTGTGCTCGCCGCTATTACCGCGGCGATCGCCGTCGCGGCCTTCATCGCGACGGCCTTGGTAATTTCCGCGTCCTTCATCCCTGCGCTCGTCCCGACGTTCGTCGCGGCGCTCGTCACCGCGATGTTCTTCCCGGTAGCGTGGAGCATATTCGCGGTTATACCAACCGTCCTGCACAAAGAAGACGCGCTCGCCGCAAGCGTTGTATTCGTGGCAATGCCTGCTCCAGTGCTTGGCATGTCCAGGCGGCACGCGCAGGTAGATCGGCGGACGCTCGTCCCTGCCCCGCTGCACGATCACCGGCTGGGCATTGATGACTACCGGCTGGGGGAAGTTGCCGATGTCGATCCGGCCATAGAAACCGGGTTGGCCTACGCTGACCGAAACGCCTACGTCGGCAGCATAAGATGTAGTGGTGAGAGTTGCGGCAGCCACTGCTGCTGCGATCAGTATACGTTTCATGTTGAAGCTCCTGTTGTGGTGAAGTTCAGACAGATAGCATCGGCTCACGTTCGCAGCAATTTTTTGCAGGGATCGAACGAGCCTGCTCGAATTATTCTCCTATTTTTGCCGGGCCGTTGCCTTTATCGACAACAACTTCGACAGATGTATCAATTTGCGCAGCATCGACAGGATTGCACCGTGGACCAGCGGCGTCGACATCCCTGTCGATGCGGCGGAAAACAATTGGAAAACAATCGGCTTTGTTACATTTGCCCTTATTGTCCATCAGCATATTTCAGTCAGGACTTCGTCGGAAACTGTCCTGGTTCCGTCATCGCCGCACGGGGATCTCGGCGGCATCCCCTGTATGCGCCTGCATTGGCGGATTTTCATCGTCTGGCGCGCGTCTTGCTGTAAACAATACCCAAACAAAGAACGGAAGGACATGGCATGCCGAAGCCGACTCTGCGCATTGGACCAATGGAAGGCACGACTGTTCATTTTCCGCATATGCTCGAGATTACCGAATGAGTGAACAGGACATCAATCAGGAACGCCTGGAGCTCGCTCTTGAAGCGGCAGGTCTCGACCTGTGGGAGAACAACCTGATCACTGGCGAGGTTTCGCGCAGCGCAGCCAAGACCTTTATGGAGCTTGGCTACAGCAATGAAGAAATCACCGACTGTCTGGACAATTATTTCACGCTCATCCATTCCGACGATGTTCCGGTGGTCCAGTCTGCCATCAACGACCATCTGAGCGGCAGCAAGGAACAATATCGTTGCGAATTCAGGATCCGCGCCAAGAATGGCAGCTGGGTCTGGTTTGCCAACTACGGCAAGATCATGGATCGTCATGGTGACGACCGGGGCCAGCGCTTCGTCGGCGTGACGTTCAACATCGATGAGCGGAAACGCAAGGAAGAACAGCTCATCGTCCTGGAACAGGATACGCGCACCCTGATCGAGAACTCACCCGACACGGTTGCCCGCTACGACCACGAATGCCGGCGCATCTACGTCAATCCCGCTTTAGCCTCATCGTTCCCCGGCGGCGCCGAAAAAATTCTGGGCAAGAAGCCATCCGAAATTCCGGGCGGCCCGGAATTCGACAAGTTTGAAGCAAAGATCGTCGAAGTGTTCGCTACCGGCAACAATGCCCTGTTCGAATTGAAATGGCAGGGCAAGGATGGCAAGGAGCTTTGCAACCATATCCGGCTGACGGCAGAACGCGATTCGTCCGGCAGGCTGACCTCGGTCCTGGCGATCGGGCGCGACATCACCGAGCTGTACGAATCGCGGGCTGCACTGAAGCGCGCGAACGCTCAGCTCGAAAACATGAACGACCTGCTGCAATCGCAGGCGACCAGCGACCCGCTCACCGGATTGCCGAACCGGCGCTTCATGCTCGACCGGCTCAAACATGCATTGGCGTCCAGTTCGCGCAGCGGCAGGGAAGGCGCGCTGTTGTTCATCGACCTGGACAATTTCAAGACGCTGAACGACACGCTGGGACACGATGTCGGCGACCAGTTGCTGCAGCAGGTCGCGCATCGCCTGGAAACCTGCGTGCGGGAAGGCGATACCGTGGCCCGTCTGGGCGGCGACGAGTTCGTGGTGATGCTGGAGGATCTGAGCGAAAAGGACCTGGAAGCCGCAGCGCAGACCGAGGCAGTCGGCGAAAAGATACTCGCTGCACTCAACCAGCCCTACCAGCTGGGCAAGCACGAATACCGCAACACACCCAGCATCGGCGCGACGCTGTTCAACGATCACCAGCAATCGTTGGACGAGTTGCTGAAACAGGCCGACATCGCCATGTACCAGGCCAAGCGTGCTGGCCGCAACGCACTGCGCTTCTTCGATCCGCAGATGCAGGAGACCATCAATTCGCGCGCCACCCTGGAAAATGAATTGCGCAAGGCACTCGAGCTGCACCAGTTCTATCTGTTCTACCAGGTCCAGGTGGACAGCGTGCAGGAAGACGGTTCGCACCGCGCGACAGGAGCGGAAGCTCTGATCCGCTGGGCACACCCCGAACGCGGCCTGGTGTCGCCAGCGCAATTCATTCCGCTGGCGGAAGAGACCGGGCTGATCGTTCCCATCGGGCTATGGGTGCTGGATACGGCCTGCGCCCAGCTCAAGACTTGGCAGCACGATGCGCTGACGCGCGGACTGGTTCTGGCGGTGAACGTGAGTGCCAAGCAGTTCCGCCAGCCCGATTTCGTCGCGCAGGTCGATGCTGCCGTGCAGCGCCATGGCATCGACCCGAAACTTCTCAAGCTGGAACTGACCGAGAGTCTGTTGCTGGAAAACATCCAGGACACCATCGCCACCATGAACGCGCTGCGCGAGATCGGCATCAGGTTCTCGCTGGACGACTTCGGCACCGGCTATTCATCCCTGCAATACCTGAAGCAATTGCCGCTCGACCAGCTCAAGATCGACCAGTCGTTCATCTGCGACCTGGTCTCCGACAGCAGCGACCGGGCGATCGTGCGCACCATCATTGCCATGGCGCAAAGCCTGAACCTGAACGTGATCGCCGAAGGTGTGGAGACGGAAGCGCAACGGCAGATCCTTCTGGAAAAAGGTTGCATCCATCACCAGGGCTACCTGTTCAGCAAGCCGGTACCGATCAATCAGTTCGAAGCACAGTTGCGGAGGTGATCGGTGCAAATGGATTGGGGTCTGGTGGTGGTCCTGCTGTGCATTTCCGTTCCGGTATCGATCGTGTTCGGCCTCTATTTCTGGAGCAACCGCAACGACAGGCGGGACGGCACGCGTTTTCTGGGCACGCAGATGGACATCGCCATCCTTGTCTTCGGGATATTCATATTGCTGCTGATGGTCGGCTGGATACGCAAGGCATTCTTTGGATGAGACGGGCTGGTCAATAAGGGGTATTGACGCATCCAGCGGCTGGGTCTTACGCTGTGAACAGGAGCATGGCTGGGCTCTATGCAAGCACTGCCATGGAAGTGATCAGATAACAAAGGGGAAGCAATGATCAGCAGGGAAGTCGTTTTGCAAACGCTCAAATGCAGTCCGAAGGAATATCCGAAAACGCTCAGCGAGAAATTCCCGCACATCCTGGAAAAGATCGTCCAGCTGTGGAACTCGCCGGAAGCGGAACCCTACTTCGCCGACCTGTTGCAGCCCAACGGCCGCGGCGGCGGCAGGATGGATCGCGATGGCTTCCCGGAGCAGGCATGGCAGGAGATATTCGAATTGAAACTGCTCTATGCCAAACCGCGCGTCAAAGGCAGGTAGGCCGGGCAGCCGTCACTTCGGGCGGTTGCTTCCCGCCACGATCTTATACTCGAACAATCTGCATTCGATCGCGCCGTTGTAGAGCGGCGTGCGTCTGGATGGGGTCAGGCGCATCAGCTTGGCGATGCGCAGATCGGCAGTGAACAGGTAGGCGCTCCAGCCGCCGAATCTTTTCTTCAGCACATCGCCGAGTTGCGGATACAGCTCGGCCAATTCGTCTTCGTCGCCCATGCGTTCGCCATAGGGCAGGTTCGCCACGAGAACGCCTTCCTTTTCCGGCGGCGAGACTTCCAGCGCGTTGCATTGCTTCAGATCGACCGTTTCACGGATACCCGCCTCTTCCAGGTTCTGGTGCGCAGCCTTGAGTGCATCGCCATAGAGGTCGCTGCCGTAGATGGGCAGTTCGCTCACCGGCAGTTGCGCGGCGATGGCGCTTTCGCGCATCGCGTTCCACGTCCTGGCATCGAAGTTCTTCAGTTTCTCGAACGCGAAATTGCGCGCGATACCGGGCTGGATGTTGAGCGAGATCTGCGCCGCCTCGATGAGGAACGTACCGCTGCCGCACATCGGGTCGAGCAGCGGGATGCCGGGCTTCCAGCCGGTCATCTTGAGGATGCCCGCAGCCAGGTTCTCGCGCAGCGGTGCGATGTTGGTGTGGATGCGCACGCCGCGCTTATACAGCGCATCGCCGGAGGTATCCAGATACAGCGTGAACTTCTCGCCTTCGAAGAATGCATGGATGCGCATGTCCGGATCGAGCTTGGCCACGCTGGGACGCGCATCCTTCTCAGCGCGGAACTTGTCGCACACCGCGTCCTTGATCTTCAGCGTGATGAACTCCAGGCTCTTCAATGGACATTTGATCGCGGTGACCTTGACCAGGATGGTGCAGCTCACATCGAACCACTTCGTCCACGGCAGATCGTAAACAGCTTTATACACATCCTGCTCGTCGCGGAAATAAGTGGCGTCTTTTACACGCCAAAGGATGCGCGAAGCGAGTCGGCTTTGCAGGTTGACGCGGTAGCAAGTCGGCCAGTCGCCGGCGAAGGAGATACCGCCGGCGCTGATGCGCACATCGGTGGCACCGAAAGAAATCAGTTCGTCGGCGAGGAGTTTTTCCAGTCCGCGTGGGCAAGTAGCAAAAAAGTCAGGCATCTAATGAACCTTGAGAACTATTGCCACAGAGACCACAGAGTACACAGAGATGAACGGCGGTTTTCTCTGTGGTCTCTGTGTACTCTGTGGCTAAAATGGTTTTACAACAACCAGAATAACCACGGCCAGCAGCACCAGCACCGGCACTTCATTGAAGAAGCGGAACCAGACATGGCTGCGGGTGTTGCGGTCTGCGGCGAACACCTTCACCAGATGGCCGCAATACAGGTGGTAGGCGACCAGCCCGGCAACCAGCGTGGTCTTCGCATGCAACCAGCCGCCGCTGAAGCCGAAGCCGAACCACAGCCACAGTCCGGTGATGACGGCCAGCAGGCCGATGGGGGTGACGAACTTGTACAGTTTGCGTTCCATCAGCTTCAGTCGTTCGCGCACCGCCTGCTCTTCCGCCATCGCATGATTGACGAAGATGCGCGGCAGGTAGAACAGGCCGGCGAACCAGCTGACGACGAAAAAGATATGGAAAGCTTTCAGCCACAACATGATGATCACCTCGATAGACGACGACGGAACAACACCAGCGAAATATAAAAAGCGCTCAGGGTATACGCCAGCAACACCCCGATATGCAATCCCGCTTGCGGCGGCACGTTGCCGCTCATCAACGGCCTGGCCAGGTCGACCGCGTGCGTCAGCGGCAGCATGCCGGCGACCATTTGCATGCTTTCCGGCAGCTGGGTGACCGGAAAAAAGACGCCGCATAGTAGCATCATCGGCGTGATCACCAGCGTGAAGTAGTACATGAAGAAGTCATAGGCGGGTGCCAGCGCAGTCATGATCAACCCGATGGCGGCAAAGGCCAAACCGATCAGCAAGGCCAGCGGGATCATCCACAGCGACATCAGCGAATGCGACAGCCCCAGCAGCCAGATCACCGCCAGCACCGCCGCACCGGACATCAGGCTCTTGGTGGCCGCCCACAATATCTCGGACAGCACCACGTCATCCAGCGAGACCGGCGTGTTGAGGATGGCCTCCCAGGTACGCTGTTCGTGCATGCGCGCGAAGCCGGAATACAACGCCTCGAAGCTGGCGCTGTTCATGGTGCTGTAGCACACCGTGCCGGCGGCAAGGAACGCCATGTACGGCAAACCGCCCATGCTCGGCAGCAGGCTGCCCAGGCCGTAGCCGAGGCCCAGCATGTAGATCACCGGGTCGGCCAGATGGCCGAGGATGGAAGGTGCCGCGATCTTTTTCCATACCAGCCAATGACGCTGCCAGATGGGAAAGAAACGCAGGCTCAGGCGCGGCAATGCATAGTCGCTGTTGCTCATTTCGATCTGTCCTGTTCCACTGCGGCGATGGCGTCGGCCGGACTGACCACACCGATGCCGCGTGCATACACGCAACCCTTCGATGTGCCTTCCGCCGCGATGCGCTCGTCCTTGCTGAAGTTGTGTTTCATGTAGAAATATTTCTCGTCCCAGTGCGTCACTTCGGTCTTCACCCTGTAACGCTCGAAGATGCCCAGCGGTTTCTTGTAAGTCATGGTGTGCTCGGCGATGACCGGTATCCAGTTGCGCCTGAACATGGCTTTCAGCAAGCCGCTGCGCGCGAAGATGTCCACCCGGTTGAGATCGCAGATGGTCAGGTAGCGTCCGTTGTTCATGTGGAAATTGATGTCGATATCGTTGGGCAATACATGCAGGCTGAATTCGCTGACGAAACGGTTGTCTTCGATGCGCGCACAGAACAGCGAACGGATGAGCACCCACAGCATGCGGAAGATCAGGTTCATTCGCGCATCTCCCGGCCTGTTAGCTTGAGAAACACGTCTTCCAGGTTCGCCGGGCGATGCAGGTAGCGCAATTCGCTTTGCTTTTGCAGGTGTTCCACCAGCGGTTGCGCATCCTTCACGTAGCAGAACACCGACTCGCCACTGACCTCGAAGCGGTGCGAGAATCCGGCAGCACATTCGCCGGCCCATTGCGCGGCCGTTTCGCCGAACACCTCTACCACCTGCGGCTCGATATTGCCCTCGATCAGTTCGCGCGGCGTGCCCTGGCTGATGAGCCTGCCGTTATCCATCACCGCAAGGCGGTGGCACAGGCGCTCGGCCTCGTCCATGAAGTGCGTGGTGAGCAGCAGCGTCTTGCCCTGCTGCGTGAGTTCGCGCAGGCGCTGCCAGATCAGGTGGCGCGCCTGCGGATCGAGCCCGGTGGTCGGCTCGTCGAGGAAGATCACATCGGGATCGTTCACCAGCGCCCGCGCCAGCGTGAGGCGGCGCTTCATGCCACCGGACAGCGTCGGCACCTTGGCATCGCGCTTGTGGGTGAGGCTGGCGAATTCCAGCAGCGACGGGATGCGCGCCTCGATCTCGCTGTCGTGCAGACCAAAGTAGCGCCCGTACACCAGCAGGTTCTCGGCCACGCTGAAGTCGGGATCGAGGTTGTCCATCTGCGGCACCACACCGACGCGAATGCGCGCCTCGCGCGCCGCCTGCGGCACCGGCAGGTCGAGCAGCATGGCTTTGCCTGCATCAGGCGTGATCAGCCCCAGCAGCATGCGCAGCGTGGTGGTCTTGCCCGCGCCGTTCGGGCCGAGCAGGCCGAAGCATTCGCCCTTGTGGATGGACAGGTCGAGACCGTCCACCACGCGCTGCCCGCCGTAGGATTTTTGCAGCCCGATAGCTTTGATCACTGCATTCATTCTGCTAAACCTTTTCAGCCACAGAGAACACAGCGCTCACAGAGAAAATCCCGTTCTGCCCTCTCTGTGTTCTCTGTGGCTGATTGCTCTTGTGTTTTTGCTTCACAGTTCCACCCCGTTGAAATGCCGCTTCACGATGTCGCGCAACTGCGTCAGCCGCCCGTGGAAGAAATGCTCCGCCTGCGGCAGCACCACGATGGGCAGGTGTTGCGGGCGCGCCCATTCCAGTGCGTCGGCCAGCGGCACCACATCGTCATGCTCGCCGTGGATGACCAGCGTGTCGGGCGCGACCGCGGGCATGGCGAAGCGGCCCACCGCGGGAGCAGCCAGGATCAAGTGCTGCGGATGCACTTGCTGTGCGGTGCGTGCGGCGACATAACCGCCGAAGGAGAAACCGGACAGGATCAGCGACAGTTCCTGGCCGAACTGTTCCTGCGCATAGCGCACGACGGCGACCATGTCCTGCTCTTCGCCGTCGCCGCCGGTGAATTCGCCTGCGCTCGCGCCGACGCCGCGAAAATTGAATCGCAGTGCCACGCAGCCGAGTTCGGTGAACGTCTTGGCCAGCATGACGGCCACCTTGTTCTCCATGGTGCCGCCCATGGTCGGCAGCGGATGCGCCACCACGGCGATGCCGCAGGTGATCTCATCCGGCATGTGCACGATGCCCTCGATATCGCCTGCCGTGCCGCTGGTGGTGAATTTTTCCAGTACTGTCGCCATCAGATCTTCAAGCGCTCGACGACTCGCCCGTTCCTGATATGTTCCTCGATGATCTCGTCGAGGTCGCTGCGGTCGACGTAGGTGTACCAGACTGCATCGGGATAGACGACCAGTACCGGTCCCAGCTCGCAACGCCCCAGGCAGCCTGCCGAATTGATGCGAACCTGGTGCTTTTCGGTGGAGATACCGAGCTGCTTGACCTTGTCCTTGACATAATCGCGCGCCGCCTGCGCATCATGGTTGTTGCAGCAATCCTCTCCCGCCGGACGCTGGTTCACGCAAAAAAACACATGTTTGTCGTAATGACTCATTCTCGTTCCTGTTTGTATGATGCCCGCGCCCACCACAGGTAACCGCCCAACAGCAGCGGGAACACCAGCGACACGGTATGCGACAGGCCGTTGTAATTGCGCAGATGACCGAAATGCCAATGGTACAGTCTCATTGCGGCAGACGGGGTGCCGCTGTCCAGCACCCAGTTCGCCAGTATCACATAACTCAGCGCCGCCAGTGCAGTCGCCCAGATCAGCCGCGGCGGCGGCAACCATGCGGCACCGGTGATCAGCAGCAAGCCGATCACGATACCCAGTATCGCCTCGCTGTTCAGCCACAGCAGCAACGCCCACGATTTAAGCAGCAATGCCGCCGCGATGAACTTCACCAATGCCACGATGCCCAGCATGAGCATCAGGCCAACGGCCACATGCCGGCGGGTGCGCAGCAAGGTCAGCAGCAAGGTGCCCACCATCAGCAGGTTCAATGCGACGGCCAGGCTTTCCCACGGGCTGAACGGTTCCGGCGGGCTCGCAATGAACATGCGATAGGCCGGCTCGGTGATGAACACATTGCCCAGCATCGGCAATGACGGGTTGATCTGCGCGAACATCCATAGCATCACCAGTGCCAGGCCGAAGTCCACTCCATTGCCTTGCCGAAACAGCCCGATGCGCCACTGGGTCACCCGTACGAACCACGCGCGCCGCTTGATGGACACCGCCAGCAGCCCTCCGCACAAGGAGCCACAGGAGTTGCTCAATATGTCTGCATTGGAGCTGGTGCGCATGGGCAGGTACATCTGCAGGTACTCCATGGCCACCGACAGCGACACGGCGGCAAGGGTGGCCAGCAGCACGCTGGCCGCGTTGCCGAAAT
Encoded here:
- a CDS encoding alpha/beta hydrolase, which gives rise to MATVLEKFTTSGTAGDIEGIVHMPDEITCGIAVVAHPLPTMGGTMENKVAVMLAKTFTELGCVALRFNFRGVGASAGEFTGGDGEEQDMVAVVRYAQEQFGQELSLILSGFSFGGYVAARTAQQVHPQHLILAAPAVGRFAMPAVAPDTLVIHGEHDDVVPLADALEWARPQHLPIVVLPQAEHFFHGRLTQLRDIVKRHFNGVEL
- a CDS encoding ABC transporter permease — protein: MSNSDYALPRLSLRFFPIWQRHWLVWKKIAAPSILGHLADPVIYMLGLGYGLGSLLPSMGGLPYMAFLAAGTVCYSTMNSASFEALYSGFARMHEQRTWEAILNTPVSLDDVVLSEILWAATKSLMSGAAVLAVIWLLGLSHSLMSLWMIPLALLIGLAFAAIGLIMTALAPAYDFFMYYFTLVITPMMLLCGVFFPVTQLPESMQMVAGMLPLTHAVDLARPLMSGNVPPQAGLHIGVLLAYTLSAFYISLVLFRRRLSR
- a CDS encoding thioesterase family protein; protein product: MNLIFRMLWVLIRSLFCARIEDNRFVSEFSLHVLPNDIDINFHMNNGRYLTICDLNRVDIFARSGLLKAMFRRNWIPVIAEHTMTYKKPLGIFERYRVKTEVTHWDEKYFYMKHNFSKDERIAAEGTSKGCVYARGIGVVSPADAIAAVEQDRSK
- a CDS encoding ATP-binding cassette domain-containing protein, with the protein product MNAVIKAIGLQKSYGGQRVVDGLDLSIHKGECFGLLGPNGAGKTTTLRMLLGLITPDAGKAMLLDLPVPQAAREARIRVGVVPQMDNLDPDFSVAENLLVYGRYFGLHDSEIEARIPSLLEFASLTHKRDAKVPTLSGGMKRRLTLARALVNDPDVIFLDEPTTGLDPQARHLIWQRLRELTQQGKTLLLTTHFMDEAERLCHRLAVMDNGRLISQGTPRELIEGNIEPQVVEVFGETAAQWAGECAAGFSHRFEVSGESVFCYVKDAQPLVEHLQKQSELRYLHRPANLEDVFLKLTGREMRE
- a CDS encoding VanZ family protein, coding for MSTSLPDKPRSLLRRYLVAGYAVFIIYASLTPFTGWEEQGLEFWAVLTSPLGLTYTGFDALSNLLAYFPFGLLLALTFRTYFGNAASVLLATLAAVSLSVAMEYLQMYLPMRTSSNADILSNSCGSLCGGLLAVSIKRRAWFVRVTQWRIGLFRQGNGVDFGLALVMLWMFAQINPSLPMLGNVFITEPAYRMFIASPPEPFSPWESLAVALNLLMVGTLLLTLLRTRRHVAVGLMLMLGIVALVKFIAAALLLKSWALLLWLNSEAILGIVIGLLLITGAAWLPPPRLIWATALAALSYVILANWVLDSGTPSAAMRLYHWHFGHLRNYNGLSHTVSLVFPLLLGGYLWWARASYKQERE
- a CDS encoding (2Fe-2S) ferredoxin domain-containing protein — translated: MSHYDKHVFFCVNQRPAGEDCCNNHDAQAARDYVKDKVKQLGISTEKHQVRINSAGCLGRCELGPVLVVYPDAVWYTYVDRSDLDEIIEEHIRNGRVVERLKI
- a CDS encoding CopD family protein, with translation MLWLKAFHIFFVVSWFAGLFYLPRIFVNHAMAEEQAVRERLKLMERKLYKFVTPIGLLAVITGLWLWFGFGFSGGWLHAKTTLVAGLVAYHLYCGHLVKVFAADRNTRSHVWFRFFNEVPVLVLLAVVILVVVKPF